A stretch of the Deinococcus depolymerans genome encodes the following:
- the yedA gene encoding drug/metabolite exporter YedA has translation MSAAVTPAPARVLTPLVLLCLGTVYVVWGSTYFGIKVAIQTLPPLGMLAARFGVAGALLLLVLRLRGAALPTARQWAASAAIGTLLLGGGTGLVTLAERDASSSVAAMIIAVSPLFAALFGRLWGERTGGREWLGIAVGLIGIALLNAGELRATPLAAALLVLAPLCWTFGSQWSRHLPLPPGLMGSAAEMLTGGGVLLLLSLLMGERWGAPSAASLWALAYLTVFGSLLAYSAYMYLVAHTRPALATSYAYVNPVVAVLLGVGFGGEQLGTLGWAALGVILTGVLLVVWPRRAPTHPAGAGA, from the coding sequence ATGAGCGCCGCGGTCACCCCGGCCCCCGCGCGGGTCCTGACGCCGCTGGTGCTGCTGTGCCTGGGCACCGTGTACGTCGTGTGGGGCAGCACGTACTTCGGAATCAAGGTCGCCATCCAGACGCTGCCGCCACTGGGGATGCTGGCCGCGCGCTTCGGCGTGGCGGGCGCGCTGCTGCTGCTGGTACTGCGGCTGCGCGGCGCGGCCCTCCCGACCGCGCGGCAGTGGGCGGCGAGCGCCGCCATCGGCACGCTGCTGCTGGGCGGCGGCACCGGACTGGTCACGCTGGCCGAGCGGGACGCGAGCAGTTCGGTGGCGGCCATGATCATCGCCGTCTCGCCGCTGTTCGCCGCGCTGTTCGGGCGGCTGTGGGGGGAACGCACGGGCGGCCGCGAGTGGCTGGGCATCGCCGTGGGTCTGATCGGCATCGCGCTGCTGAACGCCGGGGAACTGCGGGCCACGCCGCTGGCCGCCGCGCTGCTGGTCCTGGCGCCGCTGTGCTGGACTTTCGGCAGTCAGTGGTCCCGGCACCTGCCGCTCCCGCCGGGCCTGATGGGCAGCGCCGCCGAGATGCTGACCGGCGGCGGCGTCCTGCTGCTGCTGAGCCTGCTGATGGGCGAACGCTGGGGCGCCCCCAGCGCCGCGAGCCTCTGGGCGCTGGCGTACCTGACGGTGTTCGGCAGCCTGCTGGCGTACTCGGCGTACATGTACCTCGTGGCGCACACCCGGCCGGCACTGGCGACCAGTTACGCCTACGTGAACCCGGTCGTGGCTGTCCTGCTGGGCGTGGGCTTCGGTGGCGAGCAACTGGGCACGCTGGGCTGGGCGGCGCTGGGCGTGATCCTCACCGGGGTGCTGCTGGTCGTGTGGCCCCGCCGCGCCCCCACCCACCCGGCCGGAGCGGGCGCGTGA
- a CDS encoding antibiotic biosynthesis monooxygenase, whose translation MSSELHLTDARPTDPVSLVVRRRIRPGREGEYEALLTEANALLARIPGHRGTGVVRPPPGEQEYTLLARFDSLSAAADWELSPERAEWLSRIAPLVDEHVSFEKQPGLDFWFTPPAAARLQQPPRWKMALLTLAALYPVSVSTSWLFGEALKPWLGHYPMPIRAVPQMIVVVLSMTYLVMPAVTRWATPWLRR comes from the coding sequence GTGAGCAGCGAGCTGCACCTGACCGACGCGCGGCCCACCGACCCGGTCAGTCTGGTCGTGCGCCGCCGCATCCGGCCCGGCCGGGAGGGCGAGTACGAGGCGCTGCTGACCGAGGCGAACGCGCTGCTGGCCCGCATTCCCGGTCACCGCGGGACCGGCGTGGTCCGCCCCCCGCCCGGCGAGCAGGAGTACACCCTGCTGGCCCGCTTCGACTCGCTGAGCGCCGCGGCCGACTGGGAACTCTCGCCGGAACGGGCCGAGTGGCTCTCGCGGATCGCGCCGCTGGTCGACGAGCACGTCAGTTTCGAGAAACAGCCGGGCCTGGACTTCTGGTTCACGCCGCCCGCCGCCGCGCGCCTGCAACAGCCGCCCCGCTGGAAGATGGCGCTGCTCACGCTGGCCGCGCTGTACCCGGTCAGCGTGAGCACCTCCTGGCTGTTCGGGGAGGCGCTGAAACCCTGGCTGGGCCACTACCCCATGCCGATCCGCGCCGTGCCGCAGATGATCGTGGTGGTCCTGTCCATGACCTACCTCGTCATGCCGGCCGTGACCCGCTGGGCCACTCCCTGGCTGCGGCGCTGA
- a CDS encoding TrkA family potassium uptake protein — translation MKSKQCLVIGLGRFGTAVATTLYEMGHEVIAVDQHEENVERVMNLVTHAAVLDASDERALRALGVADFDVVVVAIGTDVQSNILATMNAKSLGAPYVVCKAIDEMARRVLERIGADLVIRPEHDMGVRLARQIATPNIVDTLDLGSDYAVVEIEANERLKGTLRDLNLTGRFGVQVIAMSRAGKIEVTPGAEDELRPHDKLVLIGTSHALDELRRYLGE, via the coding sequence ATGAAAAGCAAACAATGCCTGGTGATCGGACTCGGCCGCTTCGGAACGGCGGTCGCCACCACCCTCTACGAGATGGGCCACGAGGTCATCGCCGTCGATCAGCACGAGGAGAACGTCGAGCGGGTCATGAACCTCGTCACGCACGCCGCCGTGCTGGACGCCAGCGACGAACGCGCCCTGCGTGCCCTGGGCGTCGCGGACTTCGACGTGGTCGTGGTCGCCATCGGCACGGACGTGCAGTCGAACATCCTGGCCACCATGAACGCCAAGAGCCTGGGCGCGCCGTACGTGGTCTGCAAGGCCATCGACGAGATGGCCCGCCGCGTGCTCGAACGCATCGGCGCGGACCTGGTGATCCGGCCCGAGCATGACATGGGCGTGCGCCTGGCGCGGCAGATCGCCACGCCGAACATCGTGGATACCCTGGACCTGGGCAGCGATTACGCCGTCGTGGAGATCGAGGCGAACGAACGCCTGAAAGGCACGCTGCGCGACCTGAACCTCACGGGCCGCTTCGGGGTGCAGGTCATCGCCATGAGCCGCGCCGGGAAGATCGAGGTGACCCCCGGCGCAGAGGACGAACTGCGCCCCCACGACAAACTCGTGCTGATCGGCACCAGTCACGCCCTGGACGAACTGCGCCGTTACCTGGGCGAATGA
- a CDS encoding TrkH family potassium uptake protein, whose amino-acid sequence MRRKTLYSRLSPPQLIALSFALAILVGGALLSLPVTHGVNPDGTRRSVNFLQALFTSTSALCVTGLNVVDPAKDFNRLGQVIIMLLIQLGGLGIITFGTSFALLSRRRVNFSERLRVAQQVGALNAGGVLSLIRSIFLYTFLIELAGAALLAFRFVPLEGWGRGLFYALFHSVSAFNNAGFALYSNNLMNFVADPLVSLVVALLIILGGTGFLVQLNVVAHLMDPRRNRLLVHSKLVLTMMTVLLVLGTLTYLIFEWNNPATLGPLGFGAKLLASFFQSVTTRTAGFNTLDYGAMGLTTLFVSIILMFIGANPGGTGGGIKTSTFYVMMASAWSMVRGRRDATLFHRRLDTDTILRAMTVGLLSIGLVNIMFTLLLALNTRADVRFVNLFFEAVSAFGTVGLSMNTTPLLNPDQHVVLIVLMFLGRIGPLTFAVAFSRSGSGDLIRYPAEKDILIG is encoded by the coding sequence GTGCGCCGCAAGACGCTGTACTCCCGCCTGAGTCCGCCGCAGCTGATTGCGCTGTCGTTCGCGCTGGCGATCCTGGTGGGGGGCGCGCTGCTGAGCCTGCCGGTCACGCACGGCGTGAACCCGGACGGCACGCGCCGCTCCGTGAATTTCCTGCAGGCGCTGTTCACGTCCACCAGCGCGCTGTGCGTGACCGGCCTGAACGTGGTGGACCCCGCCAAGGACTTCAACCGGCTGGGGCAGGTGATCATCATGCTGCTGATCCAGCTGGGCGGCCTGGGGATCATCACGTTCGGAACGTCGTTCGCGCTGCTCTCGCGCCGCCGCGTGAACTTCAGCGAGCGGCTGCGGGTGGCGCAGCAGGTGGGCGCCCTGAACGCCGGCGGGGTGCTGTCGCTGATCCGCAGCATCTTCCTGTACACCTTCCTGATCGAACTGGCCGGCGCGGCGCTGCTGGCGTTCCGGTTCGTGCCGCTCGAAGGCTGGGGGCGGGGGCTGTTCTACGCGCTGTTCCACTCGGTCAGCGCCTTCAACAACGCGGGGTTCGCGCTGTACAGCAACAACCTGATGAATTTCGTGGCGGACCCGCTCGTGAGCCTGGTCGTGGCGCTGCTGATCATCCTGGGCGGCACCGGGTTCCTGGTGCAGCTGAACGTCGTCGCGCACCTGATGGACCCGCGCCGTAACCGCCTGCTGGTACACAGCAAACTGGTCCTGACCATGATGACGGTCCTGCTGGTACTGGGCACCCTGACGTACCTGATCTTCGAGTGGAACAACCCGGCCACGCTGGGACCGCTGGGTTTCGGCGCGAAACTGCTGGCCAGCTTCTTCCAGAGCGTCACGACCCGCACGGCCGGGTTCAACACGCTGGATTACGGCGCGATGGGCCTCACGACCCTGTTCGTCAGCATCATCCTGATGTTCATCGGCGCGAACCCCGGCGGGACCGGGGGCGGCATCAAGACCAGCACCTTCTACGTCATGATGGCCAGCGCCTGGAGCATGGTGCGCGGCCGGCGGGACGCGACGCTGTTCCACCGCCGACTGGACACCGACACGATCCTGCGGGCCATGACCGTCGGGCTGCTCAGCATCGGGCTGGTGAACATCATGTTCACGCTGCTGCTGGCCCTCAACACCCGCGCGGACGTGCGTTTCGTGAACCTGTTCTTCGAGGCGGTCAGTGCCTTCGGAACGGTTGGCCTGAGCATGAACACCACGCCGCTGCTGAACCCCGATCAGCACGTCGTTCTGATCGTCCTGATGTTCCTGGGCCGCATCGGACCGCTGACGTTCGCGGTGGCGTTCAGCCGCTCGGGTTCCGGCGACCTGATCCGCTACCCGGCCGAGAAGGACATCCTGATCGGCTGA
- the lptB gene encoding LPS export ABC transporter ATP-binding protein: MTAPASRTPSQTAVTPDLAAPERPVLHAEHLGKTYGRRAVVRDVNLTVRPGEIIALFGPNGAGKTTTFYMLVGFIRPGAGRIALGDRDVTRLPMHERARLGLGYLPQEPSAFRKLTARDNLLAILEYQNLSRAEQEARADSLLAEFGLTHLAGSYAYQLSGGERRRLELARALTTDPDYLLLDEPFTGVDPKSIREIQRLIHELRDRRGLGVFITDHNVRETIALTDRVYLMFDGQVKFEGTPTQFAQDEDARQYYLGDDFEL; this comes from the coding sequence GTGACTGCTCCCGCCTCCCGGACCCCTTCTCAGACGGCGGTCACGCCCGACCTGGCCGCCCCGGAACGCCCGGTCCTGCACGCCGAGCACCTGGGCAAGACCTACGGGCGCCGCGCCGTGGTCCGCGACGTGAACCTGACCGTCCGGCCCGGTGAGATCATCGCCCTGTTCGGCCCGAACGGCGCGGGCAAGACCACCACCTTCTACATGCTGGTGGGCTTCATCCGCCCCGGCGCGGGCCGCATCGCGCTGGGCGACCGGGACGTGACGCGCCTGCCCATGCACGAACGCGCCCGCCTGGGCCTGGGCTACCTGCCGCAGGAGCCCAGCGCCTTCCGGAAACTCACGGCCCGCGACAACCTGCTGGCCATCCTGGAATACCAGAACCTCAGCCGCGCCGAGCAGGAAGCCCGCGCGGACTCGCTGCTCGCCGAGTTCGGCCTGACGCACCTGGCGGGCAGTTACGCCTACCAGCTGTCCGGCGGGGAACGCCGCCGCCTGGAACTGGCCCGCGCCCTGACCACCGATCCCGACTACCTGCTGCTGGACGAACCCTTCACCGGCGTGGACCCCAAGAGCATCCGCGAGATTCAGCGCCTGATCCACGAGTTGCGTGACCGCCGGGGCCTGGGCGTGTTCATCACCGACCACAACGTCCGCGAGACCATCGCCCTGACCGACCGGGTGTACCTGATGTTCGACGGGCAGGTGAAGTTCGAGGGCACCCCCACCCAGTTCGCGCAGGACGAGGACGCCCGCCAGTACTACCTGGGCGACGACTTCGAACTGTGA
- the hisD gene encoding histidinol dehydrogenase codes for MQVLEGPDARRALTRTFNDLPVPDAVLSRIEATFGEALSPTQVAERILADVRERGDDAVRDWTERLDGTRPDALAVSADELAAAHVPTDLHAAIRTAITRVRAFYGQQPAHGFLNHGPDGALGQLVRPLGRVGVYVPGGLAPLISTLIHTAVPAQVAGVTDIVITTPPARDGSVHPAILVAARELGLTQVFRAGGAQAIAALAYGTASIPAVDKIAGPGNLFVVIAKRLVYGQTGIESLPGPTETLVVADDSADPRHVAADLLAQAEHNGAEPVLVSTSRELLLRVQAELNGQLEALPEPNRGWARDSVSARMKVVLAATLDEALELSNLYAPEHLCLLTRDPWSLLGQVQRAGGVFIGEYSMEALGDYVAGPSHVMPTGGTARFMSPVNVRDFQNIISVVGLNEGTLRRIGPAGATLARAEGLEAHARAIESRLPRDPS; via the coding sequence ATGCAAGTTCTGGAAGGCCCCGACGCCCGCCGCGCCCTGACGCGCACCTTCAATGACCTGCCCGTGCCGGACGCCGTGCTGTCCCGGATCGAGGCGACCTTCGGTGAGGCCCTGAGCCCCACGCAGGTCGCAGAGCGCATCCTGGCCGACGTGCGCGAGCGCGGTGACGACGCCGTGCGCGACTGGACCGAGCGGCTGGACGGCACGCGCCCGGACGCCCTGGCCGTCAGCGCCGACGAGCTGGCCGCCGCCCACGTGCCGACCGACCTGCACGCCGCCATCCGGACCGCCATCACCCGCGTGCGCGCCTTCTACGGGCAGCAGCCGGCGCACGGGTTCCTGAACCACGGGCCGGACGGCGCACTGGGACAGCTGGTGCGGCCGCTCGGCCGGGTGGGCGTGTACGTGCCGGGCGGGCTGGCCCCGCTGATCAGCACCCTGATCCACACGGCGGTGCCCGCGCAGGTGGCGGGCGTGACGGACATCGTGATCACCACGCCGCCCGCCCGTGACGGCAGCGTTCACCCGGCCATCCTGGTCGCGGCGCGCGAACTGGGCCTGACGCAGGTGTTCCGCGCCGGGGGCGCGCAGGCCATCGCCGCGCTCGCGTACGGCACGGCCAGCATTCCCGCCGTGGACAAGATCGCCGGGCCCGGCAACCTGTTCGTGGTGATCGCCAAGCGCCTCGTGTACGGCCAGACCGGCATCGAGAGCCTCCCCGGCCCGACCGAGACGCTGGTCGTGGCCGACGACAGCGCCGACCCGCGCCACGTGGCCGCCGACCTGCTCGCCCAGGCCGAGCACAACGGCGCGGAACCCGTGCTCGTCTCGACGAGCCGCGAGCTGCTGCTGCGCGTGCAGGCCGAACTGAACGGGCAACTGGAGGCGCTGCCGGAACCCAACCGGGGCTGGGCGCGTGACAGCGTCTCGGCGCGCATGAAGGTCGTGCTGGCCGCCACGCTGGACGAGGCGCTGGAACTCTCGAACCTGTACGCGCCCGAACACCTGTGCCTGCTGACCCGCGACCCCTGGAGCCTGCTGGGGCAGGTGCAACGCGCCGGGGGCGTGTTCATCGGCGAGTACTCCATGGAGGCGCTGGGCGATTACGTGGCCGGGCCCAGCCACGTCATGCCGACCGGCGGCACCGCCCGTTTCATGAGCCCGGTGAACGTGCGGGACTTCCAGAACATCATCTCGGTCGTGGGTCTGAACGAGGGCACGCTGCGCCGCATCGGGCCGGCCGGGGCGACCCTGGCACGCGCCGAGGGCCTCGAGGCGCACGCCCGCGCCATCGAGAGCCGCCTGCCCCGCGACCCGTCATGA
- a CDS encoding DUF3084 domain-containing protein — MLWLFLPFVIVLSGVVAYAADTIARKAGRKHIRLFGLRPKTTALLVAVLSGMGISAASLAAFLLLNSSAVNTIAQADQLRPQLEALRGEIRSVQGDLKAAQADRDRAQQEARTLRDQQTLALRDLKSTRADLNAARTAEQKLKAEAAALQTRVKTLTGTMTALERRAQQNRAKLAASEQALTSSQARAQTLDAQVIDLAARIALSEQETRTAQDRARAAQAVAEQAQQSAASQQAAARAAQRAAREQAQQARAQVATLSEQVRTLNASRAAANAALSAAQAALTRAREQQQAAQQTRDRLLAERTQLTGERDAAARDRDRVRSELTALQTQQTQLRAQQAQLRASNEALGRDLAAARETLGKLQDEYSSSRAELSASRNTDLAYPKNDLVYAAVVPSVRNLDTFLADAARSAQTRGARGTPSVRLGPGARSLLETKLRGLNASTFVQCRAAQNAAVGFPVDLSCDARANNVLYRGDQVIRRATVNLNVTPGALQEQVNDLVKDTVLDITARGVPSEYVQGLDVTELVTLLSRLGARSGPVATVGIAARQDVRPGTRVDLYPVLP; from the coding sequence ATGCTGTGGTTGTTCCTGCCGTTCGTGATCGTCCTCTCGGGCGTGGTCGCCTACGCCGCCGACACCATCGCCCGCAAGGCCGGCCGCAAGCACATCCGCCTGTTCGGCCTGCGCCCCAAGACCACCGCGCTGCTCGTGGCGGTGCTCTCCGGCATGGGCATCAGCGCCGCCAGCCTCGCGGCCTTCCTGCTGCTCAACAGCAGCGCCGTGAACACCATCGCGCAGGCCGACCAGCTGCGCCCGCAACTCGAGGCGCTGCGCGGCGAGATCCGCAGCGTGCAGGGCGACCTGAAGGCCGCGCAGGCCGACCGGGACCGCGCGCAGCAGGAAGCCCGGACGCTGCGCGACCAGCAGACGCTGGCGCTGCGGGACCTGAAAAGCACCCGCGCCGACCTGAACGCCGCCCGCACCGCCGAGCAGAAACTCAAGGCCGAGGCCGCCGCCCTGCAGACCCGCGTGAAGACCCTCACCGGCACCATGACGGCCCTGGAACGCCGCGCGCAGCAGAACCGCGCGAAACTCGCCGCCAGCGAGCAGGCCCTGACCAGCTCCCAGGCGCGCGCCCAGACCCTCGACGCGCAGGTCATCGACCTCGCTGCCCGCATCGCCCTGAGCGAACAGGAGACCCGCACCGCGCAGGACCGCGCCCGCGCCGCCCAGGCGGTCGCCGAGCAGGCCCAGCAGAGCGCCGCGTCCCAGCAGGCCGCCGCGCGGGCCGCGCAGCGCGCCGCGCGTGAACAGGCCCAGCAGGCCCGCGCGCAGGTCGCCACCCTGAGCGAACAGGTCCGGACCCTGAACGCCTCACGCGCGGCCGCCAACGCCGCCCTGAGCGCCGCGCAGGCCGCGCTGACCCGCGCCCGCGAGCAGCAGCAGGCCGCGCAGCAGACCCGCGACCGCCTGCTGGCCGAACGCACCCAGCTGACCGGCGAACGCGACGCGGCTGCCCGCGACCGCGACCGCGTCCGGTCGGAACTCACGGCCCTCCAGACCCAGCAGACGCAGCTGCGGGCGCAGCAGGCCCAGCTGCGCGCCAGCAACGAGGCCCTCGGCCGTGACCTCGCCGCCGCCCGCGAGACGCTGGGCAAACTGCAAGACGAGTACTCCAGCAGCCGCGCCGAACTGAGCGCCAGCCGCAACACCGACCTCGCCTACCCCAAGAACGACCTCGTGTACGCCGCCGTGGTGCCCAGTGTCCGCAACCTCGACACCTTCCTGGCCGACGCCGCCCGCAGCGCCCAGACGCGCGGGGCGCGCGGCACGCCCAGCGTGCGCCTCGGTCCCGGCGCGCGCAGCCTGCTGGAGACCAAGCTGCGCGGCCTGAACGCCAGCACCTTCGTGCAGTGCCGCGCCGCTCAGAACGCCGCCGTGGGCTTCCCGGTGGACCTCAGCTGCGACGCGCGCGCGAACAACGTCCTGTACCGCGGCGATCAGGTGATCCGCCGCGCCACCGTCAACCTGAACGTCACGCCCGGCGCCCTGCAGGAACAGGTGAACGACCTCGTCAAGGACACGGTCCTGGACATCACGGCGCGCGGCGTGCCCAGCGAGTACGTGCAGGGCCTGGACGTGACGGAACTCGTGACGCTGCTCAGCCGCCTCGGTGCGCGCAGCGGCCCGGTCGCCACCGTCGGCATCGCCGCCCGCCAGGACGTGCGCCCCGGCACCCGCGTGGACCTGTACCCCGTCCTGCCCTAG
- a CDS encoding phosphopentomutase — protein sequence MLLTIVVLDSVGAGELPDAASFGDTGAHTLNHTLQAAPVHLPNLAALGLARVPTIHTDPATIPAVPAQGAFGRMREVSPGKDTSTGHWEFMGVQLEHAFQVFPDGFPPEVMDRFDAATGTGHLCNRPYSGTDVLLDFGEEHVRTGKPIVYTSADSVFQIAAHEDVVPLETLYAWCAAAREILQGEYAVARVIARPFRGERPFERVNEHRKDFSLIPPPTVLDALKDAGQAVVGIGKIPDIYAHRGFTEEIHTDDNADGIAKTLDRMRRAAAEGTSGLIFTNLVDFDSRFGHRRDPQGYSACLAQFDAALPDLIAAVPGGGALIVISDHGNDPTWRGSDHTREYGLLLAHRAGAAGVDLGERATFADVGATVADALGATWSGPGESFWPQLGARNG from the coding sequence ATGTTGCTGACGATTGTCGTACTGGATTCCGTGGGTGCCGGCGAACTGCCGGACGCCGCGAGCTTCGGGGATACCGGAGCGCACACCCTGAACCACACCCTGCAGGCCGCGCCCGTTCACCTGCCGAACCTCGCGGCGCTGGGGCTGGCGCGCGTGCCGACCATCCACACCGACCCGGCGACCATCCCGGCCGTTCCCGCGCAGGGGGCCTTCGGGCGGATGCGCGAGGTCAGTCCCGGCAAGGACACCAGCACCGGCCACTGGGAGTTCATGGGCGTGCAGCTGGAGCACGCCTTCCAGGTGTTCCCGGACGGTTTCCCGCCCGAGGTGATGGACCGCTTCGACGCGGCGACCGGCACCGGGCACCTGTGCAACCGCCCGTACAGCGGCACCGACGTGCTGCTGGACTTCGGTGAGGAGCACGTCCGGACGGGCAAACCCATCGTGTACACCAGCGCCGACAGCGTGTTCCAGATTGCCGCGCATGAGGACGTGGTGCCGCTGGAGACGCTGTACGCGTGGTGCGCCGCGGCGCGCGAGATCCTGCAGGGCGAGTACGCCGTGGCCCGCGTGATCGCCCGCCCGTTCCGCGGCGAGCGGCCGTTCGAGCGCGTGAACGAGCACCGCAAGGACTTCAGCCTGATCCCGCCGCCCACGGTGCTGGACGCCCTGAAGGACGCGGGGCAGGCGGTCGTGGGCATCGGGAAGATTCCGGACATCTACGCGCACCGGGGCTTCACCGAGGAGATCCACACCGACGACAACGCCGACGGCATCGCCAAGACCCTGGATCGGATGCGCCGCGCGGCCGCCGAGGGCACGAGCGGCCTGATCTTCACGAACCTGGTCGATTTCGACAGTCGGTTCGGGCACCGCCGCGACCCGCAGGGCTACAGCGCCTGCCTCGCGCAGTTCGACGCGGCCCTGCCGGACCTGATCGCCGCCGTGCCCGGCGGGGGCGCGCTGATCGTCATCAGCGACCACGGGAACGACCCCACGTGGCGCGGCTCGGACCACACCCGCGAGTACGGGCTGCTGCTGGCGCACCGCGCCGGGGCGGCGGGCGTGGACCTGGGCGAACGCGCCACCTTCGCGGACGTGGGCGCCACGGTCGCCGACGCGCTCGGCGCCACCTGGAGCGGACCGGGCGAGAGCTTCTGGCCGCAGCTGGGCGCACGGAACGGGTGA
- a CDS encoding ABC transporter substrate-binding protein, producing MRLSLRSLALTAPLALTALNAAQAAPVRVEFWHAMTGVQDTVAAYARDFNRSQGSFEVVPVAQGNYRELLPKLQAALKTGGAPALVQLEFTQFPALAAAGQLTDLTRTVDALPDALKSDFYPAVWRAGEMGGRTYGLPWNVSVPVLMFNARILENADLKVPDTWADLERASRVLATGGRRPLVAAADAWTFEANVLSRGGTLSSGQEPRLNSPDAIEALTQLARMSAAGQAQPRSLAEATRAAFDFARGQNVFVLASVANWTDARKLPFFKLGVAPFPCEKPGACTVPLGGATLAIPKGTPAAEQAGAAAFWTYLTQPERLASWVQATAYAPPRRAAVPLLDGWYARNPQLRGAHAQMNRAVPRPTTPDYAGWTALLEDAMQKATTGKLSAKAALDDAQRQAQR from the coding sequence ATGCGCCTGTCCCTCCGCTCCCTGGCCCTGACCGCCCCGCTGGCCCTGACGGCCCTGAACGCCGCGCAGGCCGCGCCGGTCCGCGTGGAATTCTGGCATGCCATGACCGGCGTGCAGGACACTGTCGCCGCCTACGCCCGCGACTTCAACCGCTCGCAGGGGAGCTTCGAGGTCGTGCCGGTCGCGCAGGGCAACTACCGCGAACTGCTGCCGAAACTCCAGGCGGCCCTGAAAACCGGCGGCGCACCCGCACTCGTCCAGCTGGAATTCACGCAGTTTCCCGCGCTGGCCGCCGCCGGGCAGCTCACGGACCTGACCCGCACCGTGGACGCCCTGCCCGACGCCCTGAAAAGCGACTTCTACCCGGCCGTGTGGCGTGCCGGCGAGATGGGCGGCCGCACCTACGGCCTGCCGTGGAACGTGAGCGTCCCGGTCCTGATGTTCAACGCCCGCATCCTGGAGAACGCCGACCTGAAGGTCCCCGACACCTGGGCCGACCTGGAACGCGCCAGCCGCGTCCTCGCCACCGGCGGCCGCCGCCCCCTGGTCGCCGCCGCCGACGCCTGGACCTTCGAGGCGAACGTCCTGTCCCGCGGCGGGACGCTCAGCAGCGGTCAGGAACCCCGCCTGAACAGCCCGGACGCCATCGAGGCGCTCACGCAGCTGGCCCGCATGAGTGCCGCCGGGCAGGCGCAGCCCCGCAGCCTGGCCGAGGCCACCCGCGCCGCCTTCGACTTCGCGCGCGGGCAGAACGTGTTCGTGCTGGCCAGCGTCGCCAACTGGACCGACGCCCGCAAACTTCCGTTCTTCAAGCTGGGCGTCGCGCCGTTCCCCTGCGAGAAACCCGGTGCCTGCACCGTCCCGCTGGGCGGCGCGACCCTGGCCATCCCGAAAGGCACCCCCGCAGCCGAGCAGGCCGGCGCGGCGGCCTTCTGGACGTACCTGACGCAACCCGAACGGCTCGCCAGCTGGGTGCAGGCCACCGCCTACGCCCCCCCGCGCCGCGCGGCCGTGCCGCTGCTGGACGGCTGGTACGCCCGGAACCCGCAGCTGCGGGGCGCACACGCCCAGATGAACCGCGCCGTGCCGCGCCCCACCACGCCCGACTACGCCGGCTGGACGGCGCTGCTGGAAGACGCCATGCAGAAGGCCACGACCGGCAAACTGAGCGCAAAGGCCGCCCTGGACGACGCGCAGCGGCAGGCGCAGCGCTGA